In the Candidatus Electrothrix sp. GW3-4 genome, one interval contains:
- the cobJ gene encoding precorrin-3B C(17)-methyltransferase has protein sequence MTISSTETEQQKQQHGALTVVGTGPGAEDLITPRARQAIEQAEVVVGYKTYLDLIRPCISAEQEVLSSAMMQEIDRCRRALELADSGKAVVLVCGGDPGIYAMAGLVYELVQDTGSTSKIEIIPGIAALNACAAVLGAPLMHDFAAISLSDLMTPWELIEKRLQAAAMADFVTVIYNPKSKKRAEQIVRAQEIMLEHRDPQTPVGIVSGASREHESVCLTTLGAMLDQEIGMQTTVIIGNAATFIFGDKMVTPRGYSAKYSLDDKKDKKGR, from the coding sequence ATGACCATATCCTCAACAGAGACAGAACAACAAAAACAACAGCACGGCGCCCTTACCGTGGTCGGCACCGGACCCGGTGCTGAAGACCTCATAACACCTCGTGCCCGCCAGGCCATTGAACAAGCCGAGGTGGTGGTGGGCTATAAGACCTATCTTGACCTCATCCGCCCCTGCATCTCGGCGGAACAGGAAGTGCTTTCCTCGGCCATGATGCAGGAAATCGACCGCTGCCGCCGGGCCCTGGAGCTCGCTGACAGCGGCAAGGCCGTGGTTCTGGTCTGCGGCGGGGATCCGGGCATCTACGCCATGGCTGGCCTGGTCTATGAACTGGTTCAGGACACGGGCAGTACCAGCAAAATTGAGATCATCCCCGGCATTGCTGCCCTCAATGCCTGTGCCGCCGTTCTGGGCGCGCCCCTGATGCATGATTTCGCGGCCATCAGCCTCTCTGACCTCATGACTCCCTGGGAGCTCATTGAAAAACGGCTTCAAGCAGCAGCAATGGCTGATTTTGTCACGGTGATCTATAATCCAAAATCGAAAAAAAGGGCCGAACAGATTGTTCGGGCTCAGGAAATCATGCTGGAACACCGCGACCCGCAGACCCCTGTGGGGATTGTTTCTGGGGCCAGCCGCGAGCATGAGTCGGTCTGCCTGACCACCCTGGGAGCAATGTTAGACCAAGAAATCGGGATGCAAACCACTGTCATCATCGGTAACGCTGCTACCTTTATCTTTGGTGACAAGATGGTCACTCCACGTGGATATTCGGCCAAGTACAGCCTTGATGATAAAAAGGACAAAAAAGGAAGATAG
- a CDS encoding Bax inhibitor-1/YccA family protein produces METKYASTTAVNARARQEASTIFLAKVFNWMAGGLALTGIVAWFTANSGLAMKIATSPAFIILILAELGMVFYLSARIEKIQAGTATGLFMAYAVMNGLTLSTIFLAYTRASIGGAFLTTAGMFGAMSVYGMVTKKDLSGMGSFMFMGLIGIIIASVVNIFLGSSTLYWAISGIGVIVFVGLTAYDVQKIKQIGEQGIMQQGGDVVQKGAIIGALALYLDFINLFLMLLRFFGGGRD; encoded by the coding sequence ATGGAAACAAAGTATGCGAGTACTACCGCAGTGAATGCCAGGGCGCGGCAGGAGGCGTCAACGATATTCCTGGCCAAGGTCTTTAATTGGATGGCAGGTGGACTGGCTTTGACAGGTATTGTCGCTTGGTTCACGGCAAACTCCGGCCTTGCCATGAAGATCGCAACAAGCCCGGCCTTTATAATTTTAATTTTAGCAGAGCTGGGCATGGTGTTTTATCTGTCCGCCCGTATTGAAAAAATACAGGCCGGAACTGCAACAGGCTTGTTCATGGCTTATGCAGTAATGAACGGGCTGACCCTGTCCACGATTTTTCTCGCCTATACCCGAGCCTCCATTGGCGGGGCCTTTCTGACCACAGCCGGAATGTTCGGGGCCATGTCTGTTTACGGCATGGTGACGAAAAAGGATCTTTCCGGCATGGGCTCCTTCATGTTTATGGGACTGATCGGTATTATTATCGCTTCAGTGGTGAATATTTTTCTCGGCAGCTCAACCCTGTACTGGGCTATCTCTGGTATCGGAGTGATTGTCTTTGTCGGCCTGACCGCCTATGATGTCCAGAAGATTAAGCAGATCGGCGAGCAGGGTATTATGCAGCAGGGTGGAGATGTGGTTCAGAAAGGAGCGATTATCGGAGCCTTGGCTCTTTACCTGGATTTCATTAACCTGTTTCTTATGCTCCTTCGTTTCTTCGGCGGCGGGCGCGACTAA
- a CDS encoding P-loop NTPase: MKIAISGKGGVGKTTIMALLAGELKKQGQKVLVIDADPSPHMAETLGIRDAKQVKPIAEMGVLLAERAGKTQGSPFYNLNPEVNDLLRDFMLEQDGIRLMILGAVQTAEGGCACPENHVLRKMLKKMLLTANETVLLDMEAGVEHLGRGTVAGADCLLIVTIPSRSGIRTALKIKKMADDVGIPRVYFIGNLIQDEQDEIFLEQELGERPLVSFPDSKAVRRAERAEQAILSIKEGLDDAPGQLVRQLLSQG, from the coding sequence ATGAAAATCGCGATCAGTGGCAAGGGCGGGGTCGGCAAGACAACCATCATGGCTCTATTGGCCGGAGAACTAAAAAAACAGGGGCAAAAAGTCCTGGTCATTGATGCTGACCCCAGTCCTCATATGGCGGAAACCCTGGGAATCAGAGATGCCAAACAGGTCAAGCCCATTGCTGAAATGGGCGTTCTGCTGGCAGAGCGAGCCGGGAAGACGCAGGGTTCCCCTTTCTATAACCTTAACCCTGAGGTCAATGACCTGTTGCGGGACTTCATGCTGGAACAAGATGGCATTCGCCTGATGATCCTGGGAGCGGTCCAAACCGCAGAGGGCGGCTGTGCCTGCCCGGAAAACCATGTCCTCCGCAAGATGCTCAAAAAAATGCTCTTAACCGCCAATGAAACAGTGCTCCTGGATATGGAAGCCGGAGTAGAGCATCTGGGCCGAGGCACCGTAGCCGGGGCAGATTGCCTCCTCATAGTGACAATCCCCTCCAGGTCTGGTATCCGCACCGCCTTGAAAATCAAAAAAATGGCTGATGATGTAGGGATTCCTCGGGTCTATTTTATCGGCAACCTCATTCAAGATGAGCAGGATGAAATATTCCTAGAGCAGGAACTGGGCGAACGACCGCTTGTTTCTTTCCCGGACTCCAAGGCAGTGCGCCGCGCTGAACGGGCTGAGCAGGCAATACTCTCGATCAAGGAAGGCTTAGATGATGCACCGGGTCAGCTTGTACGTCAATTGCTGTCCCAAGGATGA